The Pseudorasbora parva isolate DD20220531a chromosome 25, ASM2467924v1, whole genome shotgun sequence genome segment ccagttctcctctggcctattaacaaacagcgTCAGGTCagaaatgcagttttacagatgctagaaacgtggctttcaaatgaaaggtTGGAATCAAAGAGCACATCCATGTGtgtgaattggtaagtttcGTCAGCACAACACTTAATAATTCATATATATtcatgtaggcctatatattacACCTTTTCACCACACAATGTAGAtcatacaaatataaatgtccttttggtttaaaaaataaagagtaAGACATCTGACCAACTGCTAATATTATCAAAGTTAATAGGGACAGTTTCTAAGAAATTGCATCTAGTTCAACATTATGCTTCAGTGTTTCAGAGtaattttcagtaataaaacaaaatgtaaaaatgtttgaTCCTTAAAACATTGTCATTGATGTTATCAAAATGCCATCCAACCAAACAAAGAATAAAACAACACTACCAGTGTTCAGTTTTAAGAGCAAAATTATATCTATTTAAGCACATCAATGTCCAAAGTATGTTGCTTTAGGCCGAAACATTTCTCAGTTTTGGTGCAGGGCAATAGTGATAGGTGTGTTTTGGTTTTACGTTTGAGGCACAACAATATCGTGTGCTTCAAGCTGCCCAAAACAAAAGCTGTATGGAAGCCTTCTCATGCCCTCAGTGATACTGATTTTATTAAAGTCTCTTTCAGACTGTTTGCTGAACACACAGAGGACGCGTTTGGGTTTTTATCAACTTTTACACTTAAAATATCCGTCAAATTTACACGCGGCTTTTCCCCGTGGCTGAAGCTCGCCTTGGGTTTGATCTGACGATGGCAAACTAAACATGTCCTCTTCGCGTGTTTTAGTCTCCAATGGAAGCTAGGAACCTCTGCCTTGTGTTCACTTTGATTTGACTGTGACAAACTATTTTACCACTTCAGTTTTGCCACAAATGTGAGGGAAGAAAACACACGCTTGAGAGGCTCGTGGAGGCGCAGAGACACCGAGCGGGCAGGTTGAGCCTATAAGGTTCTCATGTGTTATTGAAGTGAGCAGCGCCGCGCGAGCGCCATTCATTCTCAAACCAGAACAGCTTTTGAAAGACTTTAGATCTGACCAGAGAAAGATGGCAGAAACCGCCCCAGCACCGGCCAAAGCGCCCAAGAAGAAGTCTGCCGCGAAGGCTAAGAAAGCAGGTCCAGGCGTCGGCGAGCTCATCGTCAAAGCGGTGTCCGCGTCCAAGGAGAGGAGCGGCGTGTCCCTCGCCGCCCTGAAGAAAGCTCTCGCCGCCAGCGGCTACGACGTGGAGAAGAACAACTCCCGCGTCAAGATCGCCATCAAGGGCCTGGTGACTAAAGGCACCCTGGTGCAGGTCAAAGGAACCGGCGCCTCGGGCTCATTCAAGCTCAACAAGCAGCAAGCCGAGACCAAGAAGAAGCCAGCCAAGAAAGCGGCTCCTAAAGCGAAGAAGCCCGCGGCCAAGAAACCCGCTGCCGCCAAGAAGCCCAAGAGCGCAGCGGCAAAGAAGCCCAAAGCCGTCAAGAAATCACCCAAGAAGGCCACGAAACCCGCCGCTAAGAAGGCGACGAAGAGCCCCAAGAAGGCAAAGAAGCCAGCAGCCGCTAAGAAAGCAGCCAAGAGCCCCAAGAAAGCCAAGGTGGCTAAACCCAAGACGGCAAAGCCTAAAGCCGCCAAGCCTAAAAAGGCAGCTCCCAAAAAGAAATAAACCTCCACTGCTTCTAACTCAACGGCTCTTTTAAGAGCCAACCACTTACTCCGCATAAAGAGCAAAACTCGTCTATTTACTAAGTCGTTTGAATCCCTCAAGTTGAGTAAACCGTTTATATACATTaggcatttattaaaaataaacttaacTGCTTATATGGGCTCAGGCAGTGATCCAAGTACGCGCGCGCACACAATGGTCCATTACAATAGGAATAATAATGTACCTCAAAGTGCACAGAATTTGTGCGAAAGGTGTAACTTATAGCACTTTTGGTAGGAGCATAATATCCATATTCCATGTAATAGTGTACTTGATATTATAAgtaaattatttgaaaaatgttttacatttaatagtttaactacatttttaaatgtgcaATGTGCAAACCAGAAAGGGATTTTTTAAGGAATCTATAATTTCTTTACACCCATTTATGAATCTCCTATATGATTTAATCTCTTCTATTTTACTTGTGCATAAtcagaacgtgtgtgtgtgtgtgtgtgtgtgtgtgtgtgcgcgcgcgcgcgcgggGTTGGAGGGAAGATCAGTGATTGGTTGAAATCATATCAGATTCTAAACCAATGCGCGAGGGGCACTCTCCTTTAAATATAGTGTGTGTGGCTGGGCGACCTCTCATTCTGCATACAGCGACTGAGAGGGTTGTTTTAATtgaattaacaaaaatacaatgaGCGGCAGAGGCAAAACCGGTGGCAAAGCCAGAGCGAAGGCTAAGACTCGCTCCTCTAGGGCGGGACTGCAGTTCCCCGTCGGCCGTGTTCACAGGCTTCTCCGTAAAGGAAATTACGCTGAGCGTGTCGGTGCCGGTGCTCCGGTTTATCTGGCGGCTGTGCTCGAGTATCTCACCGCTGAGATCCTGGAGTTGGCTGGAAACGCCGCTCGGGACAACAAGAAGACCCGCATCATCCCCCGTCACCTGCAGCTGGCGGTGCGCAACGACGAGGAGCTGAACAAACTCCTGGGCGGAGTGACCATCGCTCAGGGTGGCGTGCTGCCCAACATCCAGGCCGTGCTGCTGCCCAAGAAGACCGAGAAGCCCGCCAAGTCCAAATAAACAGACTTAAGAACCGTTATGATTACCCAAaggctcttttaagagccacCCATTTCATCTTGTAAAGGGCACTTTGATTATGATTTAATGCAAAGTTAATGAGTTGGTTAGCGACTGCTCATCATACAATTATTTCGCCCATTTGCAGCACTAGCAGAGATAAAGTGCGTTC includes the following:
- the LOC137064886 gene encoding histone H2A, which translates into the protein MSGRGKTGGKARAKAKTRSSRAGLQFPVGRVHRLLRKGNYAERVGAGAPVYLAAVLEYLTAEILELAGNAARDNKKTRIIPRHLQLAVRNDEELNKLLGGVTIAQGGVLPNIQAVLLPKKTEKPAKSK
- the LOC137064877 gene encoding histone H1-like; the encoded protein is MAETAPAPAKAPKKKSAAKAKKAGPGVGELIVKAVSASKERSGVSLAALKKALAASGYDVEKNNSRVKIAIKGLVTKGTLVQVKGTGASGSFKLNKQQAETKKKPAKKAAPKAKKPAAKKPAAAKKPKSAAAKKPKAVKKSPKKATKPAAKKATKSPKKAKKPAAAKKAAKSPKKAKVAKPKTAKPKAAKPKKAAPKKK